A stretch of DNA from Cryptomeria japonica chromosome 4, Sugi_1.0, whole genome shotgun sequence:
TGGCTCTTTGACAAGGTGGAGGGCAAAACAATTCCCattaccatttttttgtatttttaacttTGTTGACTTAGCTAAAGGAAAGAGAAGGGGACACATAGCTAAGGACAAATTCTTACAAGATGACACATGTAGACTATCTCAAATCAGTTATCAACGATTGATTATACTACATAGGTACAAAAAAGTGAAGGGCACTCGAGTGGAAAAGGGAAATGCAAATTTGAGCTCCAATATGGTGCAATGTAGAAAATTATGAACCCTTGCAATTATGAACACTTCATTTTAAACACATTATTGTGTCCACTCCTTAATAATATATTAGGCTTATATTAGCCTATTTTCTTCCATTGGATTGTCAGTTTTTTACATCAAATTCATATTCCACTGAGTCACCGAAGATCACATTCTTAATTTTGTGTGATTTTAGTAGAAGTTGAGCATGGCATGCTAGCATCTTATGAGTTTTTTCTAAATAAAATGTTGCTTCTATTCAAATTCTTTCTATCATTAGTAGTAAAACACATCAATCTAAAAATAATCCTCATGCATTTGAATGTGACTATAGGATTATAATCTTCCTTTatttaaaatgaattttaaaagCTATTCAAAGTTACTCACACAATATATTTTGTTGGTTATTTTCCTTGATTTTTGAAACTAAAGGAAGCTTTATTGTTTCATCTACAAAAGTTATATTTTTTTGTTCTCTTTGAAAAGTTTGAAGCTCTATTATGTTGTGGGCATCTTCAACACTCTTCCTTTCCTCTTTTGCATCTTCAAGCTAGTAAAATCATCCGAGTTTGCTTTGTTTCTTATTATATTATTGGCTATACTTGTACGATGTCTTATTTGCCAATATTTTTATGATTTCTCACCCCATACTATCCCATTTACATTTATACTCACCAGGGGTGTTATTCTTGTAGACTAGAGGTTAAATAATGGCATTTATGTTTTCATTGTTTTTAGTCTTAGATACACTTCATATAAGAGCACatatattattttactattttttttatgtCTTTTTGTCTATGGAGATCAAAAGACCAAAATAGGGGACTAACTAGTCTTTGCAAGTTGCTATGTAAAACCAAATAATTTTCTCTTTCTCTAGCTAACAAGTATTTCTGAAAATGATTAATTGTATGAAAATTTACATAGCTTTCCTCTCCTCTATCATtccatttttatcatttataaatatttatatctattttttaataatttatatattatattttattacctATAATACTTTTATTATCCCCTTGTTCTTTACTAGGCAACTAAGcaagaaaatatagaaaaaaaatgtgaatttaataAAATTTTGAAACATCATGTGTCATACAAGTAATAACACATGATACAAATACCCACATAACACATTGGAGTCTTTAATAGAGACTTCTATAGTTTAGTTTTAGGTTCTTCTTTACCAATTATTTCATATTCTattattcattttttaaatttcaatttcaatttctagaATTTATGTACATTTCtactttttgtattgttttagttCAAAAAAAAAACTTTAGTTTACAAAACTGAAATGTTTCTAAGATCAGATGAACATTTGATCTCTTCATAATAAATAATAGCAACAAAACACATTATTCTTTGCTAATATATTAAGTCTAGAATGTGATATAGAAGAAGATTTAGCTTGGAAAACAAAAAGGCTTTCTAAATATCATATTCATTTTTCATTATTACATGGGGTTTTATTTAGGGTGAAGAAAATTAGCTTCTAATGGCTTCCCAATGAATGAATTTAGAAAATAGAGCAAGGGAAGGGAAACCACAAGGGATTCTTAACTTGATGTTTCAAGTTGACTTCAAAATTCTCAAATCTTTAGTCTTCAACTTGTTACATTtttttcaatgaaaaaatatcTTAAAAATAGATAAAACAAATTAATCCTAATTTTTTTAAAGTGAGGGTGATATAAGTAGCAACTTTTGAACAAGGAGGAAGAAAATTTAACTTCCAATTTTTAACACAAATTGTTTTTAAACGATTAAAAGTTCCCCTAATGAGTCTTAAGAGtggacaatttttttaaaaatataaaacaaataaataattttgaatttattaaaaactatactaataataaatattatatatatatacttaaaaataataataagtaagaaataataattaatataataatattaaaattgtgATGTGACCTTTTATAACCTCATGATCATAACATTGtagtataataaaaaaatattatttaatattataactttttaaattaaataatattttaacaatttcttattaaaatatacatattatttatcaatttaaaaaaaaaaacagagaTTTCCTAATTCTCGTAGCATTTGGTTTTTCCTAATTCTCGTAGCATTTGGTTTTTCCTAATTTCTTATTAAAATATACATATTatttatcaatttaaaaaaaaaaacagagaTTTCCTAATTCTCGTAGCATTTGGTTTTTCCTCCTAGGAACCATATACAAGTAGCTCCTTCCCCTTATCTCCATCTCACCCTGTCTTAATAGGAAGTGGTATTGCACATTGTCGTGGGCTAAGTGGAACAAGTTGAGCCTCCAAATCTGGAAGTCCAAAGCTGATGCTCAATCTCAACTCGTTGCATGGAGAATCCTTCATGTTAAATTAACTATTTCTAGTTGCCTTAAGTTTGTTTCCCCTTTTCCTACTTGCCCCTTTTGTGCCAGAAAGGAGTCCATGAAGCATGCTTTTTTCTTTTGTGCCCATGCTCGTAGTTTATGAAATTTGTTATTCACCTCCTTACCTGCCTTATTCCCTCGACCTTGGTCTTGGAAAGCAGCTCTTCTTGGTGTGTCTGTGTCCTTTGACATTGTATCCCACACTTATTAATCTTTTTTGGAAATTTCGTTGTCTAGTGGTCTTTTCTAATTCCATTCTTCCCCTCAATTAGAAATCCAAATGGTACATGCTAGTTTGTCTTTGCATATGGTTAACTTGCAAACAACCTAGCTTAACGTTTATTTAATGAGAAAATTCACAATCTCATTTTACAAATACATACATTTACTAAGAGAAATGGAGGACCCCGCAAGTCTGGTGATCGCTCAATGCTAGCGGGATGACCAATGGATTGAATGAGACTTCTGCACTATGAGATGACCAAGTTTTTCAGAGCCACCAAGATGCCTAACGACACCTCATTTTGCATCCGGAGAATGCAGGAACCATACGAATCCTCCTTTCTTTTTTCATCGCAGGGAATGAGAATGGCTTCAATGAATACCTCGAGGATTCCATTCCTCAAAATCCATGGATTATCCAGATTACCATGCTTATAATTAAGATTTTACATTCTGTGGCTAAACCCATGGCCAGGATTGGATCTTTCATTGAGTTCATCTTGAATCTATTATCAAACAATGGAGGATTCACAGGAATAATCTCCAGGATTCTACCAGGTTTAGTTTAGATCttgttttatattttctttttgttaTAATACAGGTTGTTTTCTATTCTAGAATGGCTTGTCTACAGTGTATTCAGTTTAGAATCTCCTTATTGCAGTGGTTATAATCGTAAActatagtttgtttgttttttattttgtttctttctttcgTTTTGGTTTCTGAAGGACTCGTTCGATTAGGGGATCATTTGATAAAGGTCAAGGAGGATTCAGAAAGCTTCATCAGTTTCACTGGACACTTGGATGGCCATCTAGATTTAGACTATACTACCGAAAAGATCATCAAATCAGGAAGCAGATATTGCGCGGATATCTCTATGATGGCTTCCAAAATAGCATATGAAAATGAATCTGTTATCAGGAATGTGGTCACCAAACGTTGGAAGGTACTTCCAAATTCCAAGTGTTTCATACTATTACTTTTTTTTAATTCCATGATTATTGATGCAGGTCTCTGTGCAGACCATATGGCTAAATTTTTACCTTGAAATCTTAAATGCAGATGCATTTCGTGGAGTTCTTCAACTGCTGGAATCGTAAGAGTTGACTATTGGTCCTTTCCTTGCTTTGTTCATTTAGATTTATCTCTTCTAAATCTCTCATTGATGggaataaatatttttaatagaaCTATTAACATATTTTTGTCTTTCATTGAACTAATTGAGGTTTATATATCTGCAAAATTCTTGAAAAAGAAATCCACTGAAGCCTTCATATTCTGTGATAAGCCAGTGAATGCAAAACTGGTGGTGATTGCATTCAGAGGCACAGAAACATTAGATGCAACCGATTGGAGTACTGATTTTGACATCTCATTGTACAAAGTGGAGCCAATTGGGagaattcatcttggatttcttgaaGCAATGGGCTTAGCAAACCGTTCCAATAAGCAAGTTGCTCAATGTCATCTAAAACCCAATGCAATCAATGGGTGGCCAGAGAACGTCCCAAAAGACCATGAAAAGCCTCTGGCTTACTATGCCATTAGAGATACACTGGAAAAATTGCTGGAAGAACACAAGGATGCCAAGTTTATTGTCACGGGGCACAGTCTGGGTGGTGCTCTTGCAGTACTGTTTCCTGCAATACTTCTTCTGCATAACCAGAAAAAGCTCCTGGAAAAGATGCTCGCAGTTTATACATTTGGGCAACCAAGAGTTGGTGATGAACAGATGGGAAATTATATGGATAAAAACATCAACCAACCTAAGTCAAGATACTTTAGAGTAGTGTACTGCAATGACATGGTTCCCAGGTTGCCGTTCGATAATAAAGACTTTATGTTCAAGCATTTTGGAGAATGCATCCACTACAATAGCTGCTACGAACAGAAGGTGATTTTTCTAATTTCCCCAATTTGCTATCTCTCTCgctctatatatatacatgctttctGCAAATTAAGAaagcttagagaagaagaaaatttgaatcattatatgGTTCTTACGTTTTCATTCGTCTGTCTCCTTTTTCCCTTTATGTTTGTATTCACAGACCAACTAATTTCCCTTTTTATTCCTTGACAGACACTGAAGGAAGAACCCAACAGAAATTTTTCAGCTTTATATTGCATTCCAAATTCCATAAACGCAATTTGGGAACTTATACAGAGCATTATAATTGGGCATACAAAGGGAAAAGATTTCAGAGAAGGGTGGTTTGGAATGGTATTCAGATGCGTGGGGATTGTATTACCGGGCATCTCAGCTCACAGCCCTGTCAACTATGTAAATGCCATACGATTGGGTCCGCCTTCATTTCATGCGACAGTCAGAAACAGGGTGTTTTGAAAGAGTTGTTGCTTCACGAGTTGAAACAGCTGTTTATCATTAATTTGTAATTTGCATAAAGATTTAGCGCTCTCAGTTTTTTTAACTGATTGTTTGTGTAAATTACTTAGAGAGTTAAATAATCAATAAAATTTTCCAATTTTATTATTGTCATATCTTTATTAGTCATAGTTTATTATTCAAAATTTATTTAATCATAATAGTCATTTAAATAAGCATATAACTACTATTTTTAAAACATGTTAAAATAGCAATTCCTAAAGTCAAacaaataacatatatatatatatatttaattcagtatgatgtgtGATACTTTCTCTAGAATTGTATAACAAATTATTTCATACTTTTAATTGACATTATCCCACAAGAATAAAGATTGGAATTTGGCATCTAGAGTAaattaataaaaattcaaaaataagttACAAAAATACTTAAAATCATTCAAGCTTTCTTTGAagtgatgtttttcattgatttaGTGGTACTATGATTTAAGATGTATAATATATTTGCCATTGATTTGCCAAATAATTATTGAAAAGGTTATTTGCCTTCAACATGTTTAATGTCATTTCACTACTAATTGATACAAATTCAGTTTTCTATGATTACACAATTATTCAATTTTTCTAACATTTATCTTATTATggtgtgagaaattttttttttttttcaaaaaagtataTAGGTGAATATTTCTCATCATTGTGGAAATTAATGTACAACTACCTAATCATTCTTTGAAAATAAGCTGTTTGGGACAATAGGAATGATGACTAATAAGCATAAGAATGTTGCATGTGCAATTGTGTATAGAGTTTTTTGATTACTTTGAGAGTTGCCACTATATTCCTAATAATTATTTTTCAAGTCTAACTTGATTTCAAACCATGTTATTATTTGAGtgttcaaaaaatcatcaaaattgactaTAGTATTTTAATGTGAACTTAGTTTCAAAGACTACTATGAATTGAgcttagaaaatatgcaactaTCATCACTTcacatacctacctacatacatacatataagcTACAACAAATTAATTTGTTATTTAAGTGTGGAGGAcataaagaaataataataaaaacatatatataaaatCTCTTTGTCTTTTTTATGTCTTAAATTAAGAAAATAATCTAGATTTTAATCAATCCATTCTTACAATCACTTCAACGTGTTCTCTTTCAGATAATGCTTATCCAAGATGAGCATttgattataaatattaataaatttaaatttaaaattgaattattTTTGTTGTTAATTTATTACTGTTATAATTAAATGTGCTTTGAATATGTTACACAATTAGAAGATTCAAAAATAGTGTCTCATATGGATTTCACATCTTTTTATTAGAAAGGGTATATATTGAAACAAAAGTAGTTATGCTAATATCACAtgtattttgtaaaagaaagcataaTCAAATAAAAAAAGTACACTGATTTTAAATGTAACTCTTAAAAAGAATctttattcaaataaaaataagtcAACCAATTTTATATGTATTTCTTAAATAACATACAATGGATTATACTTATTAATCCCGTTTATAATGTTGAATTTGATCTCTTGGAATGTCCGGGGATTGGAGGCCCCAGATAGGAAATATATAGTGAAGAAGTTCTTGATCTCCCAGAAGAATACTGATTGTCATATGTTACAAGAAATCAAGTCAGTAGGTTTTGCTTTGGAAACTAGATTAAAATGCATTTAGAGGGATGTGGTTTATTTCTATACTAATCACCCTAAAGGAAAGGGGGGGGCTGCTATCCTACTTAGTAATAAATGGTCCAACAAAGTGGTCACTTGGGGGCAATCCCCCTATGCCAGGGcagtttggataaagatggaagtAGAAGGGAAAGTGTTTGGGATCTACTCTATCTACGCCCCTAATGATCATAGAGAAAGGGTTAACTTGTGGGACTAGACTTCCCAATTGGATGACATCCCCTGGTTTTTGGGGGGATATTTTAATATGGTTGAGGCTGTTAGTGACAAAAAGGGGGGTAGTAAGCCAGAGTGGAAAGGGGTAGAGAGGATTCACTGGGATAGAATGATTAACAAATTGAGACTTTTTGACCCTATTGTTGGCTGAAAAAAAGATTTGAAATCTGTTTGGTTTACTTGGTGTAACTTTCGGCAGATGTATAGATGGGTTTATTGTTGGTTAGATAGATTCTATTTTAAAAAAGAATtttttgaagtggtaaaagatggGAGAGGGGGAAAGTACTCAGTAATTCCTTTTACACTCTCTGATCATCATCCAATAAATATTCAAGTGGGTTTAGCAAATGTGGTTGGCTCTTCTTGTCCAAGGTCATCCTCTTTAATTCTTAATGTTAGCCTACTTGaggatgaggacctgagatgtgcCCTTACCTTTATCAGATTACTTAATCTAAGGAACCCCACTTTTAATTCATATAGAGAAAGGTAGATCCAAAATATAAGTAGCTGGACAAAATTGTGCAAAGCTATTGGGAAAAAGAAAGCCAAAGATGGTAGGCAGCTGGAGAGGGGCTGGCATGAGACTTTATTGAATGCAGAAGCTAGGCTATAGGACATCCCTGACAATCTTTAATTTAATGGTGAGGTTCTTGAAGCCAGGACAATGTTGAGAAAAATACAAAACATTTAAATCAATGGCTAAATACGACATCCAAACTAAAATGGTTGGAGATAGGTGACAGAGGTTCGAAGTTcttctttcaaatgcttaaagtTAAAGAGGCTAGGGAAAAAATTGGTAGTATCTAGGAGGATAATATGGCAGTCACAGACCCTAAGGAAATTCTAGATTGCTTTCTAAAATTATAGAGGTGCTTCCTATCCTCAGAGGATGGTGGCATTAAGCAGAACCAGGCTAGAGAAAGAGTTAGAAAGATGGTCCCCAAATTAGTCAGTGAGGATGCTTGTGTGGATTTGAACCAACCGTTGCGTAAAGAGGAAATTGTGTAGGCTTTTAAATCACTAAATAATGATAAGTCACCTGGTCCGGATGGTATTCCAATTGAATTCTATAAGATCAACTTAGATTGGATAGTTGATTACATACACAATTTATACACAAAGGCCATAGAGAGGGGGACCCTTGGCAAGGATATTAATCAGGGGCTTATCAAATTAATCCCCAAAGAAGGTGATAGAACCTTAATCAAGAACTGGAGGCTGATTACTCTGCTGCATGTGTTATAAAATATTGGCTAAGGATGCAGCTATCAGGTTGGAACATGTACTTCCCAGGATTATTAGTCTTACCCAAACCGGTTTCATCAAAGGAAGATATATATTAGAGAATCTTATCACTTCTTGGGAATCTTTAAACTAGGCAAAAGAAATAGGGAAAGAGGCGGCAATGTTGTTAATTGATTTTGAAAAATCTTATGACAGAATAGAGTGGGGTTTTATTATTCAAATGCTTCAAAATTTGGGGTTCTCGAGCTATTTTTGTGACATTATTTCAACCCTGCTGGGGGATGCCAACGCTATCATTGAGGTTAATGGTCTTAGATCAGATAGCTTCCCTCTGTCAAGATCAATCAGGCAGGGGTTCCCTTTAGCACCTTCCTTATTTGTGATTGTTACAGATGGTTTGAGCTACCTAATTAATGATAAAGCTATTCTTCCTAGAATGAAAGGGATTGGTCTTCCTAATGGGAAGGAGGTTTCTAATGTTTAGTTTGCACATGAAATTGTTGTTCTATTAGGGCTCGAGGAAGTAAAATTGGAGATTATTTTGGACAAGATTAACACATTTTGCAAGGCCTTAGGTAGTAAGATTGCTCTTCAAAAATCTTGTCTGCTTGGTTGGAAGGATGATCCCCTTAATTGGCTATCTAAATTTCTTCTGATGTGGAAAGACCCTTCTCAAATCATATGCTCTATCTATGCCCTATCTATGCCCCTAATGATTACAGAGAAAGGGCTAACCTATGGGACAGGGCTTCCCAATTGGATTACATCCCCTAATTTTTGGGGGGAGATTTTAATATGGTTGAGGCTACTAGCGACAAAAAGGGGGCAGTAAGCCGGAGTGGAAAGGGGTAGAGAGGATTCACTAGGATAGAATGATTAACAAATTGAGAATTTTTCACTCTATTGCTGGTTGGAAAAAATATTTGAAATCTGTTCGGTTTACTAGGTGTAACTTCTAGCAGATGGATAGATGGGTTTATTATTAGTTAGATAGATTCTATTTTAATAAAGAATtttttgaagtggtaaaagatggGAGAGGTGAAAAGTACTCAGTAATTCCTTTTACACTCATTGATCATCATCCAATAAATATTCAAGTGGGTTTAGCAAATGTGGTTGGCTTGTCTTGTCCAACGTCATCCTCTTTCATCCTTAATGTTAGCTCGCTTGaggatgaggacctgagatgtgcCCTTACCTTTATcagattatttaatctaaggaaccCCGCTTTTAATTCATATAGAGAAAGGTGGATCCAAAATATAAGTAGCTAGACAGAATTGTGCAAAGTTGTTGGGAAAAAGAAAGCCAAAGATGGTAGGTGGCTGGATAGGGGCTAGCATGACACTTTATCGAATGTAGAAGCTAGGTTGCAGGACACCCCTGAGAATCTTAAATTTAATGGTGAGGTTCTTGAAGCCGGGACAATGTTGAGAAAAatacaaaacattaaaatcaattgctaGAAAATGAGGTCCAAACTAAAATGGTTAGAGACACGTGACAGAGGTTCGAAGTTcttctttcaaatgcttaaagtTAAAGAGGCTAGGAAAAAAATTGGTAGTATCTGGCAGGATAATATGGCAGTCATAGGCACTAAGGAAATTCTAGATTGCTTTCTAAAATTATAGAGGTGTCTCCTATCCTCAGAGGATGGTGGCATTAAGCAGAACCAGGCTAGAGAAAGAGTTAAAAAGATGGTCCCCAAATTAGTCTGTGAGGATGCTTGTGTGGCTTTGAACCAACCATTGTGTAAAATTGGAAACTGTATAGGCTATTAAATCACTAAATAATGATAAGTCAACTAGTCCGGATGCTATTCCAATTGAATTCTATAAGACCAACTTAGATTGGATAGTTGATGACTTACACAATTTGTACACAAAGGCCATAGAGAGGGGGTCCCTTGGCAAGGATATTAATTAGGGGCTTATCAAATTAATCCCCAAAGATGGTAATAGAACCTTAATCAAGAACTGGAGGCTGATTACTCTGTTGCATATGTTATAAAATATTGGCTAAGGTTGCAGCAATTAGGTTGGAACATGTACTTCCTAGGATTATTAGTCCTACCCAAACTAGTTTCATCAAAGGAAGATATATATTAGAGAATCTTTAAACTAGGCAAAAGAAACAAGGCAAGAGGTGCAAATGTTGTTAATTGATTTTGAAAAATCTTATGACAGAATAGAGTGGGGCTTTATTAATCAAATGCTTCAAAATTTGGGGTTCCCGAGCTATTTTTGTGACATTGTTTCAACCCTGCTAGGGGATGCCAATGCTATGATTGAGGTTAATGGTCTTAGATCAAATAGCTTCCCTTTGTCAAGATCAATCACACAGGGGTTCCCTTTGGCATGTTCCTTATTTGTGATTGGTGCGGATGCGTTGAGCTACCTAATTAATGATAAAGCTAGTCTTCCTAGAATGAAAGGGATTGGTCTACCTAATGAGAAGGAGGTTTCTAATGTTCAGTTTGCAAATGAAACTGTTGTTATGTTAGGGCTTGAGGAAGTAAACTTGGATATTCTTTTGGACAAGATTAACACATTTTGCAAGACCTCAGGTAGTAAGATTGCTCTTTAGAAATCTTATCTTCTTGGTTGGAAGGATGATCCCCCTAATTGGCTATCTAAATTTCTTCTGATGTGGAAAGGCCCTTCTCAAATCATAAGATACCTAGGTATCCCCTTCTTAGTGGCACCCAATCTTAAGGAAATGTGGGAGAGGGTGAGGAACAAGGTTGATAAA
This window harbors:
- the LOC131050009 gene encoding triacylglycerol lipase OBL1-like — translated: MEDPARNENGFNEYLEDSIPQNPWIIQITMLIIKILHSVAKPMARIGSFIEFILNLLSNNGGFTGIISRILPGLVRLGDHLIKVKEDSESFISFTGHLDGHLDLDYTTEKIIKSGSRYCADISMMASKIAYENESVIRNVVTKRWKMHFVEFFNCWNQFLKKKSTEAFIFCDKPVNAKLVVIAFRGTETLDATDWSTDFDISLYKVEPIGRIHLGFLEAMGLANRSNKQVAQCHLKPNAINGWPENVPKDHEKPLAYYAIRDTLEKLLEEHKDAKFIVTGHSLGGALAVLFPAILLLHNQKKLLEKMLAVYTFGQPRVGDEQMGNYMDKNINQPKSRYFRVVYCNDMVPRLPFDNKDFMFKHFGECIHYNSCYEQKTLKEEPNRNFSALYCIPNSINAIWELIQSIIIGHTKGKDFREGWFGMVFRCVGIVLPGISAHSPVNYVNAIRLGPPSFHATVRNRVF